The following proteins are co-located in the Candidatus Eisenbacteria bacterium genome:
- a CDS encoding cytochrome c family protein, with product MARILLVLGVVVALCALFPVVLFSQQAEKAKAPQFKYVGAAGCKPCHLPAYKIWSASPHATAFTVLATPEAKKIATAKGIADAQKSDKCLKCHVTAFDVKADLKEAKFLASDGVVCETCHGPGGGYKLVMRDLAKAKEKALVVHRTDEGKIALCTKCHNPESPTAKKFDAKTAWAKIVHPLPKKAAKS from the coding sequence ATGGCGCGTATTCTTCTTGTTCTTGGTGTTGTAGTCGCTCTTTGTGCGCTTTTCCCGGTCGTTCTCTTCTCCCAGCAGGCTGAGAAGGCGAAGGCCCCGCAATTCAAGTACGTTGGTGCCGCGGGATGTAAGCCGTGTCACCTGCCTGCCTACAAGATCTGGAGCGCGTCTCCTCACGCGACTGCATTCACAGTTCTTGCAACACCGGAGGCAAAGAAGATAGCCACGGCAAAGGGAATCGCGGACGCCCAGAAGAGTGACAAATGTCTGAAGTGCCATGTTACCGCCTTTGATGTCAAGGCCGACCTCAAGGAGGCGAAGTTTCTTGCCTCAGACGGCGTCGTCTGCGAGACATGTCATGGCCCCGGAGGCGGTTACAAGCTTGTAATGAGGGACCTGGCAAAAGCGAAGGAAAAAGCGCTTGTTGTTCACAGGACTGACGAGGGAAAGATCGCCCTTTGCACCAAGTGCCACAACCCGGAAAGTCCAACTGCAAAGAAATTCGACGC